The DNA sequence TGGCTCCACACTTGCCCGCAGCGCCCGAAACACAGTCGGCATAGGCCTGTTCCGCGATCGCCTTATCCGCAGCCGATTTCGCCGAAGCGAGCCGATCCTTCGCAGCGGCGGCGGCGTAATCCGCGGCGACCTTGTCGGCGGCCGCCTTGGCGGCGGCATAGCCGTCGGCCTTCTGTTGCGCGGCGGCGAGCTCATCGGCGGCCTTCTGCGCATCCGACCTCGCCGCTGCCGCCTGATCGGCGGCGGCCTGGGCGGCTACCTCCGCGGCCGCCCGGTCACCCGCGGCCGTCTGTGCGGCAGCTGTCGCCTGTGCGGCCAACGCCTCCGCGGCTTGGGCGGCACGCTCGGCCTCATCGGCCTGCTCGGCGGCGATCCGGGCCGCGTTCTGTGCCTCGGCAACCTCGGGCCCGGGAACCCCCGCGTTCACCGCGGTATCGAGCGCAATCTGCCCCGCCGCAGCCTGTTTCGCGGTCTCGACGGCCTTGGCGCGGGCGGCCGATGCGTCGGACACGGCCGTTCCGGCAGCGATACCCGTGCTCTCGGCGACACCCGTCTTGTCGGTGACCGCGCGCTGGGCGGATGACTGCTGGGTGTCACGTGCCTGTGCCAACTGAGCGGCAGCGCCGACCTGGATCTCGGTGGACTGGACCTTCTGATCTGCCTGTGCTTGCGGGTCGGTCTGAGCTGCCGCCGCCGCTTCGGCGAAGATCGGACGGCAGTCGGCGGCAATGACATTGAGACGCTGCTTGGCTTCCTCCGCGGCCTTGTCCATCGCTACCCGGTCCGCAGCGGCCTTCTCGGCCGCCAGCTTCTGGAACGCCGCCTGCCCCTCAGCCGCCTGGACGGCCGCCGCGCTGGAGGCACTTGCCGCCTCAATTTGCGCAGCCGCCGCACGATCCTCGGCGGCCTTGGCGGAATCGACTGCCGCCGCCTGGGCCGAAGCATCCTTATCCTTCAGCGCCTGCTCGGCCGCGGCCCGGTCACGGTCGGCTGCGGCCTGCGCCTCGGCGAATATCTTGGCGGCGTTGGCAGCACGCGCAGAGGACGCGGCAGCAGCCTCCGCGGAACGCAGGGCATCGGCCGCGGCCTTGTCGACGGCGGCCTTGTCGACTCCCGCCTGCACCGCCGCATCGATGACGGCCTTCTGATCACCGACTGCCTGCTCTGCGGCGGCCTTCGCCGCGGCCGCCGCATCGGTCGCCGCCTGCACCGCATCAGCGGTCTGGGTGGCTTTAACCGCAGCCGCATCCTTGGCGGCCTGCGCATCCTGGGCGGCCTTCGCCGCGTCGGCCAGTGCCTTGTCGGCAACGGCTTTGGCAGCCTGCGCATCGGCGGCGGCCTTGGCATCCTGAGCAGACTTGTCGCCAGCAGCCGTAGAGGCATCCACTGCGGCCTTTGCCGCAGTGGCGGCATCAGCCAACGCCTTATCAGCTGCGGCCTTTGCCGCGGCCGCCGCGTCAGCCGACGTAGACGCGCCGGAAAGCTTCTGGTCCGCAGCATCTTTCGCAGTGGCAGCATCTTTGGCGGCCTGGTCCGCGCCGGCCAGCGCGCCATCGGTGACGGCCTTGGCCGCCGCGGCGGCATCGGCAGCCGTCTTGGCATCGGCCGCGCTGCGGTCCGCGGCGTCCTTGATACCGGCGGCATCGGCAGCAGCCTTCGCCGCATCGGCTGCCTTCTGATCGGCGGCGGTCTTGGCCGCCGCGGCATCGGCGGCGGCCTGACTCGCGTTCGCCGATGCCTGATTTGCCGCATCGGATGTCGAGAGAGCGTCCTTGGCCGCTTGATCGGCCGCAACCAATGCCTGGTCGGCGGCCGCCTTCGCGGCTTGTGCAGCGGCGGCGGCCTGCGCCGCCTGCCCGGCCTGTACGCCCGCCGCATCCGACGCGGACACTGCACCCTGAACGGCACTGTCCGCACCCGCCAACGCCTGGTCGGCACTGGCCTTCACCGCCGCGGCAGCGTCGGCCGCCGCCTTGGCCTCAGCAGCCTTCTGATCCGCAGCAGCCGTAGCCGCCACCGCATCCGAGGCCACCTTCGCCGCATCGGCCGCCTTCTGATCAGCGGTCTCCTTGGCGGACGTCGCATCGACCGCGGTCTGGATGGCGAGTGCCGCTTTATCCGCGGCATCCTTCGCCGCGGTGGCCGCGTCGGTCGCGCCCGTATTTGCCTCTGTCAGCGCCTGGTCCGCGCTGGCCTTTACCGCCGCGGCAGCGTCGGCCGCCGCCTTGGCCTCGGTAGCCTTCTGATCCGCAACAGCCTTGGCCGCCACCGCATCCGACGCAGCCTTGCCCGCATCAGCGAACGCCTTGTCCGCCACAGACTTGGCCGCCCCCGCCGCATCATCGGCAGCCTGCGCGGCCACGGACTTGTCGGCAGCATCCTGTGCCGCTGCGGCGGCATCCGCGGCAGCCTTCGACGTATCCGCAAATACCTTGTCAGCGGCCACCTTTGCCGCCGCCGCCACGTCCGCGGCGGTACCCGCTTCGGTGGCCCTCAGATCCGCAGCGGAGGTAGCGACAGCGGCATCAGCAGCGGATTTGCCCGCATCGGCCAATGCCGCATCCGCAGCGGCCTTCACCGCTGCTGCCGCATCGGCAGCAGTCTTGGCAGCAGTTGCTGTGCCGGAGGCCTCATTGGCGCTCGCCGTCGCATCGGTAGCGGTCTTACCCGCATCGGCAAACGCCTTGTCCGCCACAGACTTGATCGATGCGGCCGCATCATCGGCAGCCTGCGCGGCCGCGGACTTGTCGGCGGCATCCTGTGCCGCTGCGGCGGCATCAGCGGCAGCCTTATCGGCGTCTGCCAATGCCGTGTCGGCTGCCGTCTTCGCGGCCGTCGCGGCATCCGACGCCGTCCGGGCATCCACGGCCTTCTGATCGGCCGCGAGCTTGGCAGCAGCCGCATCCACAGCCGCCCTGTCCGCATCTGCCAACACCCCGTCGGCCGCCGCCTTGTCCGTGGTGGCAGCATCCGCCGCGGCCCTGGCATCGGCCGCCTTCTGATCGGCGGCGGTCTTGGCAGCAGCCGCATCCACAGCCGCCTTATCGGCATCCGTGAGCGCCGTGTCCGCAGCGACCTTCACCGCCGCAGCCGCATCGGCGGCCGCCTTCGCCGCAGCGGCCTTGCCAGCGGTATCGTCGGCAGCCGCCGCCGCATCACTGGCCGTCTTGGCTGCGTCGGTCAAAGCCTTGTCCGCATTGGCCTTTACCGTCGCCGCGTCCGAGGCCGCGGCACTCGCTTCGGCGGCCTTCTGATCGGCGACGGTCTTGGCCGCGGCCGCATCGCTCGCGGCCGTGTTCGCATCCGAAAGCGCCTTGTCCGCAGTGACCTTCACCGCCGCAGCAGCATCGGCCACCGTCTTCGCATCCACGGCTTGTTGGTCTGCGACGGTCTTGGCGGCAGCCGCATCCGAGGCCGCGTTACCCGCGTCAGCCAACGCCTGATCCGCGGCCACCTTCACCGCCGCAGCCGCATCGGCAGCCGACTTAGCCACCGCAGCATGCTGATCCGCGACCATCTTCGCCGCCTGCGCATCCGAGGCGGCCGTGTTCGCATCCGCCAGTGCAGCATCGGCAGTGGTCTTCGCCGCATCCTTGGCCGACTTGTCAGCGTCGGCGGCCGCCTGCGCCGCCGTGGCATCGGTCAGCGCGGAGGCGGCAGCAGCAGCCTTGGTCTGTGCGTCACCCAGCGCAGCGTCCGCCGCCAACTTAGCCGTGGCGGCGGCCTGCGCGGCAGCCTTGGCGCCGGTGGCGTTTTGTGCGGCCGCAGCGGCGGCATCCGCCGCGGTCGTGGCCGCTGCGGAGGCATGCGCCGAGGCTTGATCGGCGGCGGCCTTGGCCACATCGGCATTGGTGGCGGCCGTGGCCGCGTCGGCAGCCGCTTGGTCGGCAACGGTCTTGGCGGCGGCAGCATTACCGGCAGCTGTGTTCGCATCGGCCAACGCCTGATCTGCCGTCACCTTCACCGCCGCAGCCGCATCAGCAGCCGTCTTCGCCGCCGCCGCATTCTGATCCGCGACCGTCTTCGCCGCGGCCGCATCACTAGCGGCCGTGTTCGCATCCGAAAGCGCCTTGTCCGCAGTGACCTTCACCGCCGCAGCCGCATCAGCAGCCGACTTCGCATCCACGGCTTGTTGGTCTGCGACGGTCTTGGCCGTCGCAGCGGCCGCAGCGGCATTCGTCGCGTCGGTCAAGGCCTGGTCCGTCACCACCTTCGCCGCCGTGGTGGTGGTGACGGCCTGCTGTGCCTCGACGACCTTCTGATCGGCGAGGCTCTTGGCGGCGGCGGCATTACCGGCAGCTGTGTTCGCATCGGCCAACGCCTGATCTGCCGTCACCTTCACCGCCGCAGCCGCATCGGCGGCCGTCTTCGCCGCCGCCGCATTCTGATCCGCGACCGTCTTGGCCGTCGCCGCGGCCGCAGCGGCATTCGTCGCGTCGGTCAAGGCCTGGTCCGTCACCACCTTCGCCGCCGTGGTGGTCGTGACAGCCTGCTGCGCGGTACTGACCTGCTGCGCGGCAGCCGTGACGTTGTTGTTGGCGGTGTTCGCGGTGGTCTGTGCCGCATTGCGCGCCGCGATCGCCGCGGGCTCCTGGCTGGTGGCCGTCGCCGCCGCGGCATCGGCAGCCGTCTTGGCAGCAGCGGCGTTGTCGGCGGTGGTCTTGGCGGTGGCCTCGGTGGCCTGCGCCTGAGTCACCGCGATATTGCCCGCCGTAAGCCGCTGCTGGGCTCCTGCCAGGAGCGTGCCCAGCGATACCAGGTTCGCGGCGATGCCGACGAGGTTGGTTGAGTAGTAGGTGACGTCTGCCTGGGCCTGATCGCGCTGCTGCTGTGCTGTGACCGTAGCGGCGTGGGCATTTTGATAAGCGGTCTGTGTGCTCTGAGCCGTCGCGGCGGCGGCCACTGCGTCATCCTTGGCCTTCTGAATGGCATCGACGACCTTCTGTGCATCGTTTAATGCCTTGTCCGCATTGACCTTCGCTGTATCAGCGTTCTGCTTGGCGGTGTTGGCCGCGGTCAGTGCGGCCTGCGCGTTGGACACCGCCTGGTTACTTGCGGTGGCGTTGGTTTGCGCGGTCGTCAGCGCGGCATCAGCGGCGTTCTTCGCCGCCAACGCATTGGCAGCAGCCTGATCGGCGGCGGCCTTGGCCGCATCCTTAGTGGCCTTATCCGCATTCGCCGCATCCGCAGCAGTCTTGGCCTGCGCCGCTGCTTGATCGGCGGCTATCTTGGCGGCGTCTTTGGTCGTCTTGTCGGCGTCGGCAGCGGTCTTAGCAGCAGTGGCATCGGCCAACGCCTGATTACTCGCAGCAGCGTTCGTCTGCGCGCCAGTGAGCGCGGTATCAGCAGCAGTCTTCGCCGCAGCAGCATTGGCAGCAGCCTGATCCGCAGCGGCCTTGGCAGCATCCTTAGCAGCCTTATCGGCATTCGCCGCATCCGAGGCGGTCTTAGCCTGCGCCGCCGCCTGATCCGCAGCCGTCTTGGCCGCCACCGCATCCGCAGCCACCTGATCGGCAGCCACCCGCGCCGCATCCTTAGCAGCCTTATCCGCATTCGCCGCATCCGACACCGACTTCGCCTGCGCCGCCGCCTGATCCGCAGCCGTCTTGGCAGCAGCAGCATTCGCGGCAGTCTGATCGGCAGCCGATGTGGCCGCATCCTTCGCGGCCTTGTCCGCATTCGCCGCATCCGAGACAGTCTTGGCCTGCGCCGCCACCTGATCGGCAACCGTCTTGGCCGCCACCGCATCCGCTGAGGCCTGCGCCGCATCGGCGTCCTTCTGATCTGCAATGGCTTTGGCCGCGGCGGCATCTGCGGACGCCCTGCCGGCGTCGGCCAGTACGCCATCGGCAGCAGTCTTGGCCGCGGCGGCGTCGCTCGCCGCCTTGCCCGCATCTATTGCCCGTTGGCCTGCTGCCACCGCGGCGTCCGCGGCCGCTCTGGCAGTCGTATCTGCCTGTGCTGCCGCCTGATCGGCGGCTATCTTGGCGGCGTCTTTGGTCGCCTTGTCGGCGTCGGCGGCCGCCTTGGCGGCAGCGGCGTCGGCCAACGCCTGATTGCTTGTGGCAGCGTTCGTCTGCGCGCCAGTGAGCGCGGTATCAGCAGCAGTCTTCGCCGCAGCAGCATTGGCAGCAGCCTGATCCGCAGCGGCCTTGGCAGCATCCTTAGTGGCCTTATCGGCGTTCACTGCATCCGAGGCGGTCTTGGCTTGCGCGGCTACCTGGTCCGCAGAAGTCTTGGCGGCCAACGCATCCGCAGCCACCTGATCAGCAGCCACCCGCGCCGCATCCTTAGTCGCCTTATCGGCGTTCGCCGCATCCGAAGCAGTCTTGGCCTGCGCCGCCGCCCCATCCGCAGAAGTCTTGGCGGCCAAAGCATCCGCAGCCACCTGATCAGCAGCCACCCGCGCCGCATCCTTCGCAGCCTTATCGGCATTCGCCGCATCCGACACCGACTTCGCCTGCCCCGCAGCCCCATCCGCAGCAGTCTTAGCAGCCAACGCATCCGCAGCCACCTGATCAGCAGCCGACTTCACAGCGGCGGCCTCGGCCAGGGCCGCATCACTCGCGGCCGCCCTGGTCTGGGCATCCGTCAACGCGGTGTCGGCGGCGGCCTTGGCAGCGTCCTTGGCCGCTTTATCCGCCGTAGCCGCATCCAGTGCGGCCTTAGCATCCTGATACGCCTTGTCCCCCACCGCCGCATGACTCTGCGCAGTAGCAAAAGCCTGCTCCGCCGCCGTCTTCGCTGCCGCCGCATCCGCAGCAGCCTTGGCAGCATCCGCCGCCCGCGACGCCGCAGCATCCTTGGCCGCCGCCGCATCCGTTGCCGCCTTTGACGCATCGGTCAATGCCGCTTCCGCGGCAGCCTTCGTGGCATCTTTGACGGCCTTATCGGCATCGGCAGCGGCCTGCGCGGCATCCTTCGTGGCCTTGTCCGCGGCGGCCGCATCCGCGGCCGACTTCGCTTGTGTAGCCGCCTGATCGGCCGTGGTCTTGGCCGCCAACGCATCCACGGCAGCCTTGTCCGCGGCCGATTTGGCGGCAGCGGCATCGACCGAGGCCGTGGCGGCGACTGCAGCCTTGGCCTGCGCGTTCGTAGACGCGGTGTCCGCCGCGGTCTTGGCCGCCAGCGCATCCACGGATGCCTTGGCCGCATCGGCCGCCTTCGACGCCGCAGCATCCTTCGCCGCCGCGGCATCGGAAGCAGCCCTTGAGGCATCCGCCAACGCAGCATCCGCGGCCGTCTTCGCCGCATCCTTGACGGCCTTATCGGCATCGGCAGCGGCCTTGGCCGCACTGGCATCCGCCAGTGCCTTATCGCCGGCCGCAGCCTTGGCCTGCGCATCAGTCACTACCGCATCGGCAGCTGTCTTGGTGGCCAAAGCATCCGCGGAGGCCTTGGTGGCATCCGCCGCCCGCGACGCCGCAGCATCCTTCGCCGCCGCGGCATCGGAAGCAGCCCTTGAGGCATCCGCCAACGCGGCATCCGCGGCCGTCTTCTGTGCTGCCGCGTCAGTGGCCGCCTGCTGCGCCGCGGCTGCCTTGCCCGCAGCATCGTTGGCTGCCACGGCCGCTGCTTGGGCGACCCTGTCGGCGTCGGCGCGCGCCGCGTCGGCGGCGGCCTTGGCGGCGTCCTTGGCCGCTTTATCCGCCGTAGCCGCATCCAGTGCGGCCTTAGCATCCTGATACGCCTTGTCCCCCACCGCCGCATGACTCTGCGCAGTAGCAAAAGCCTGCTCCGCCGCCGTCTTCGCTGCCGCCGCATCCGCAGCATCCTTGGCAGCATCCGCCGCCCGCGACGCCGCAGCATCCTTGGCCGCCGCCGCATCCTGGGCGATTTTGTCCGCGTTGACACGCGCGGTATCGGCGTTGGTCTTGGCCGCCAAAGCATCCACGGCGGCACTGGCAGCTGCCGCTTGGGCGGCCGTGGCATCGGACAAGACCTTGTCGTTGGCCGCGGCCTTGCTCTGCGCGTCGGCCAGTGCAGCATCGGCGGCGGCCCTGGCCGCGTCGGCGGCCTGCTGCTGCGCGGCGGCCGCGTCAAGTGCTGCCTTGGCGTCCTGATACGCCTTGTCACCCACCGCCGCATGGCTTTGCGCGTCGGCAAAAGCCTTCTCGGCGGCGGCCTTCGCCGCATCGGCCGCCTGCTGCTGCGCGGCGGCGGCATCGGCGGCAGCCTTCGCATCCTGGTAGGCCTTCTCATTGGCAGCCGCGGCCGCCTGCGCGCTGGTTTGGCTGGCGGCCGCGGCCTCCAGAATCGCCTGCGCATCCAGCGCTGCCCGAGCCGCATCATCGGCGTCATGACGCGCCTGTTCGGCCGCTGCCGCGGCCGCGGCAGCCTGCGCTTGTTTCTCGGCAACCGCCGGATTGGCGGCGGCATCGGCTGCCGCCCTGTCCGCTTCCGCCTTGCGCAGTGCCGCACGAGCAGCAGCATCGGCAGCGGCCTTGGCCATCAGGTCGGCAAGTGCGGCGGCACCGGCTGCGGTGTCCGCATAACCCTGCGCCTCGGAGGTCGGCGTCGAGCCCGGCGTCACGGCAACTGCGGGCAAGGATCCCGCGTAGGCCGTCAGACTGGTGTCACCGCTGAAAAGTAGGCGCTGCTTCTCGATGAGCGACTTGGAGACGGAGCTACTACCACCTGCCAGAAGGACAGCTGTCGCAAATATTGCGATGGCAGTTTTGGATCGCGATGACTGCATGGCTGCCTCACTTGCCTGGCAATCCGGCACACGCCAATGTGGGCCGGTAGACGGAGAGTAGACGCAATGAGGCATATATGCGCTGGGTATCGAAGAAATTACCTGAGAAAATCATAAACATGCATTTAAGAACGTATAAATACTAGATTTAGTGAAATTTAAAGGATTTGCTATCTATCTGACTCCAGGGTCAGCTAATGGACAATTGACAACCGTGTCTACTAAGGATGTAGTGCCGTCGCCAGAGGGGACCCGCCTGGGATCCGAAGTCCCACGAATTCCGAAAACGCGGGCACTCACAGCGAAATATGAACGGAGCGAACATGCATGATCACTGCACACGTGTCAGATAGGACTACTTGCAGAGGTCGACGATGTGCTTGCTCAGCTCGTCAGCCTTACTGAGGCGCTGCGCCTGCTTCGGATCGGTATTCGGTGTCTCAGCGATGGCCGCGGCACCGACGTCCATCAGCGCGTTGCCGAAGTCACGAATGCTCGCCGCAAGATCAGGCGGCGTCGCCGGGGTCAGCCGCGCCAGCAGATACTGGCCGCCGTTGAACAGCGCGATTCTCGCGTTGGCGGCGGTGGCCACCGTCCCCACCGTGCCGGCGTTCTCGGGAAGCGCCCGGTTGGTGTTCAGCATGACGGCGTTGCGCACCAGACCTGCGTTGGCGCACGCCTGCGCTTTCGCGTCGGCGCGCTGCGCCGCGGTGTAACTCTCGTCGGCCGGCGCATGCCCCCGCCACAGGGTGAGCACCAATGCTGTCACCGCGACCGCCAACGCGAGCAGGGCCAGAACTCCGGCCGCCCGCTCGACTGCCGCCACAAGATTTCGCCAAAGCGCCGCCACGGCGAGAAGTCTCCCACCAGTGGTTGGCCACTGGTGGGAGAACGCGGGCGACTACGCCATTCCGGCGGAGACCGACCGGCCCGCCGACTTCAGGTCGTTGCAGGCCTCGATGACCCGCTCGGTCATGCTGGCCTCGGCCTTTTTCAGGTAGCTGCGCGGGTCGTAGGTCTTCTTGTTGCCCACCTCGCCGTCGATCTTCAGCACACCGTCGTAGTTGGCGAACATGTGCCCGGCGATCGGCCGGGTGAAGGCGTACTGGGTGTCGGTGTCGACATTCATCTTCACCACGCCGTAGCGCAGCGAGTCCTCGATCTCCGATTTCAGCGAGCCCGAACCGCCGTGGAACACGAAGTCGAACGGCTTGGAGCCCTCAGCCAGACCAAGCTTGGCCGAGGCAACGCGCTGCCCCTCTTCCAGCACCTCCGGCTTGAGCTTGACGTTGCCCGGCTTGTAGACACCGTGCACGTTGCCGAAGGTGGCCGCCAGTAGGTACCGGCCGTTCTCGCCGACACCAAGCGCATCGACGGTCTTCTCGAAGTCCTCGGACGAGGTGTAGAGCTTCTCGTTGATCTCGGCTTCGACACCGTCCTCTTCACCTCCGACGACACCGATCTCCACCTCGAGGATGATGTGTGCCTTTGCCGTCGCCGCCAGCAGTTCCTGCGCGATCTGGAGGTTCTCACCGATCGGCACCGCCGAGCCGTCCCACATGTGCGACTGGAACAGCGGGTTCTGGCCCGCGGCCACACGCTCCTGCGAGATGGCGATCAGCGGACGCACAAAGCTGTCCAGCTTGTCCTTGGGGCAGTGGTCGGTGTGCAGCGCGACGGTGATGCCGTACTTGGCGGCGACGACGTGCGCGAACTCGGCGAGCGCGACCGCGCCGATCACCATGTCCTTGATGCCCAGACCCGAACCGAATTCCGCACCACCGGTGGAGAATTGGATAATGCCGTCGCTACCCGCGTCAGCGAAACCCTTGATCGCGGCGTTAATCGATTCCGACGAGGTGCAGTTGATGGCCGGGAAGG is a window from the Mycobacteroides salmoniphilum genome containing:
- the fbaA gene encoding class II fructose-bisphosphate aldolase, whose amino-acid sequence is MEVIEVPIATPEVYAEMLDRAKEHSFAFPAINCTSSESINAAIKGFADAGSDGIIQFSTGGAEFGSGLGIKDMVIGAVALAEFAHVVAAKYGITVALHTDHCPKDKLDSFVRPLIAISQERVAAGQNPLFQSHMWDGSAVPIGENLQIAQELLAATAKAHIILEVEIGVVGGEEDGVEAEINEKLYTSSEDFEKTVDALGVGENGRYLLAATFGNVHGVYKPGNVKLKPEVLEEGQRVASAKLGLAEGSKPFDFVFHGGSGSLKSEIEDSLRYGVVKMNVDTDTQYAFTRPIAGHMFANYDGVLKIDGEVGNKKTYDPRSYLKKAEASMTERVIEACNDLKSAGRSVSAGMA